One segment of Lentibacillus cibarius DNA contains the following:
- a CDS encoding N-acetylmuramoyl-L-alanine amidase, which translates to MGLSERTSMANAHNADLFVSFHHNAGGGEGFESYIYPGFRHTKTGDIQRIIHASIMEFYASYSLRDRGKKEADFSVLRETDMPAILLENLFLDSAVDTWHLKQPSFVRELSTAIAKSILKAVG; encoded by the coding sequence GTGGGACTAAGCGAGCGAACCAGCATGGCCAATGCTCATAATGCCGATCTGTTTGTATCTTTCCATCATAACGCCGGTGGAGGAGAAGGGTTCGAGAGTTATATTTATCCAGGATTCCGCCATACCAAAACCGGCGACATTCAGCGTATCATACACGCATCTATCATGGAGTTTTATGCTTCGTATAGTCTACGGGACAGAGGCAAAAAAGAAGCCGATTTTTCGGTTCTTCGAGAAACCGACATGCCGGCCATTCTGCTGGAAAACTTATTTCTGGATTCGGCGGTGGATACGTGGCATTTAAAGCAGCCCTCCTTTGTGAGGGAATTAAGTACAGCCATTGCTAAAAGTATTTTAAAAGCTGTGGGATAA
- a CDS encoding cytotoxin: protein MNFRRQPRFDKNFAALDGQSQKAIKKALRFLAHDWHHPSLRTKKMEGWDYIFEASANMDIRLTFHFEKPDTIVLRNCGHHDRTLKNP from the coding sequence TTGAATTTTCGCAGACAACCGCGCTTTGATAAAAATTTCGCTGCACTTGACGGTCAATCACAAAAGGCGATCAAGAAAGCACTTCGCTTCCTGGCTCATGATTGGCATCACCCTTCCCTCCGAACAAAGAAGATGGAGGGTTGGGATTACATATTTGAAGCAAGTGCCAATATGGATATACGCCTAACCTTTCACTTTGAAAAGCCGGATACCATTGTTTTAAGGAACTGCGGGCACCATGATCGAACGTTAAAAAACCCATAG
- a CDS encoding type II toxin-antitoxin system RelE/ParE family toxin, protein MLPVAYLNPAKRYFKKLKEKPLKKQFDEAIHHIRLNPYVGEPKTGDLAGIYSYNIPYKGTQYRLAYRIAENDTGELIVVILAGTRETFYQELKHFMNS, encoded by the coding sequence ATGTTACCTGTTGCGTACTTGAATCCAGCCAAACGCTACTTTAAAAAACTCAAAGAAAAACCACTTAAAAAACAATTTGACGAAGCGATTCATCATATCCGGCTAAATCCTTATGTCGGAGAACCAAAGACAGGGGATTTAGCCGGTATTTATTCTTACAATATTCCATACAAAGGAACACAGTATCGGTTGGCCTATCGGATCGCTGAAAATGACACAGGGGAATTAATTGTTGTTATTTTAGCCGGAACCCGGGAGACCTTTTATCAAGAGTTAAAGCATTTTATGAACTCTTAA
- a CDS encoding YvrJ family protein, giving the protein MMSTDLSAWTSLLENVGFPIFIAAYLLLRFEKKINNLSDTLDELKELIRNHRK; this is encoded by the coding sequence ATGATGTCGACTGACTTATCGGCTTGGACGTCCTTATTGGAAAATGTGGGGTTCCCTATTTTTATTGCAGCTTACTTGTTGCTGCGTTTTGAAAAGAAGATCAATAACTTATCCGATACGCTGGACGAACTGAAAGAACTGATTCGAAACCATAGGAAATGA
- a CDS encoding tyrosine-type recombinase/integrase, whose amino-acid sequence MAKNERIINVQPLRTKEEIDEMKLAIKRGNKGTPKRPELAQRDVLIFLVGINTGLRVNDIIRLKVGDVKGKNQFIIYEGKTNKRREVNISMLQSEIARYTEGRHPDEYLFKSQKGDGHITTTQVYRILDAAADFLDRDDVGTHTMRKTFGYHHYKQFKDVAILQEIFNHAAPSITKRYIGIRQDEIDDTLNDFRLG is encoded by the coding sequence ATGGCCAAAAACGAACGGATTATCAATGTGCAGCCGTTACGAACAAAAGAGGAAATCGACGAAATGAAATTGGCCATCAAACGGGGCAACAAAGGGACACCTAAAAGGCCGGAGCTTGCTCAGCGCGATGTATTAATCTTTCTGGTCGGTATTAACACGGGTCTGCGTGTAAATGATATCATTCGGCTCAAAGTCGGTGATGTAAAGGGAAAGAATCAGTTTATTATTTACGAGGGCAAAACAAATAAGCGCCGTGAAGTTAATATTTCAATGCTGCAGAGCGAAATAGCGCGCTATACAGAAGGCAGACATCCAGACGAATACCTGTTCAAAAGTCAAAAGGGCGACGGTCACATTACGACAACGCAAGTCTATCGAATACTGGACGCTGCAGCTGATTTTTTAGATCGGGATGATGTTGGCACGCACACCATGCGGAAAACGTTCGGTTATCACCATTACAAGCAATTTAAAGACGTGGCCATTCTGCAGGAAATCTTCAATCATGCAGCGCCAAGCATTACGAAGCGCTATATCGGTATCCGACAAGATGAGATTGACGATACACTGAACGATTTTAGATTGGGCTAG
- a CDS encoding AbrB/MazE/SpoVT family DNA-binding domain-containing protein produces the protein MVIKADAIRKSEGETMMRPQPSGAKQISVSEKRQITIPKRFYEKLGMTESLICELRGDEIVLRPAPTDADFSQEILKDLIQEGYEGEQLLKCFQKRKAQIRPAVESLITEADEVAQQFTGTGDEETESLFGDVRE, from the coding sequence ATGGTTATAAAGGCAGATGCAATTCGAAAAAGTGAAGGAGAGACTATGATGAGACCTCAACCATCTGGGGCGAAACAGATTAGTGTGTCTGAAAAACGACAAATCACGATTCCTAAGCGTTTTTATGAGAAATTAGGAATGACGGAATCCCTTATTTGCGAGTTGCGTGGTGATGAAATTGTATTGCGCCCGGCACCAACAGACGCTGATTTCTCCCAGGAAATTTTAAAGGATCTTATTCAAGAGGGATACGAAGGAGAACAGCTTTTGAAATGCTTTCAAAAGCGAAAAGCTCAAATTCGTCCTGCTGTTGAATCTTTAATAACTGAGGCAGATGAGGTTGCTCAACAGTTTACAGGAACAGGTGACGAAGAAACAGAATCCCTATTTGGTGATGTAAGGGAGTGA
- a CDS encoding AbrB/MazE/SpoVT family DNA-binding domain-containing protein translates to MMAETTERRGAAMKPEHVRFKRKSQVTVPREIVEALDLHEGDDLQVRLENGKIVFVPMVSIPKDQAWFWSEQWQKEEQEVEEHIKAGRLTESKSLDETLNDLDDMSKE, encoded by the coding sequence ATGATGGCAGAAACGACAGAAAGAAGAGGTGCCGCCATGAAACCAGAACATGTACGGTTCAAACGAAAATCACAAGTAACGGTTCCCCGTGAGATTGTGGAAGCCTTAGATCTGCACGAAGGTGATGATCTCCAGGTCCGTCTGGAAAATGGCAAAATCGTGTTTGTGCCGATGGTTTCCATTCCAAAGGATCAAGCATGGTTTTGGTCTGAACAATGGCAAAAGGAAGAGCAGGAAGTTGAGGAACACATTAAAGCCGGCCGTCTAACGGAATCGAAAAGTCTGGACGAGACACTAAACGATCTTGATGACATGTCAAAGGAGTAA
- a CDS encoding AbrB/MazE/SpoVT family DNA-binding domain-containing protein, with product MTTAQKWGNSIGVRLPFKLAQKYDIANGTEINVIEGTNEIIIRPANDKPTLDELLSQCSGNNPHEEFFEQPVGREDI from the coding sequence ATGACGACTGCACAAAAATGGGGCAATAGCATTGGTGTCCGTTTACCTTTTAAATTAGCTCAAAAGTATGACATTGCGAATGGGACAGAAATAAACGTTATAGAAGGCACAAACGAGATCATCATTAGACCTGCCAATGATAAGCCGACATTAGATGAATTGTTATCGCAATGTTCAGGTAATAATCCACACGAGGAATTTTTCGAGCAACCAGTGGGAAGGGAAGACATTTAA
- a CDS encoding sigma-70 family RNA polymerase sigma factor gives MKENDERCHEKCLAFRQNHPEFFQQPIIQSFLQDETHYKLVKRAICSPTQQNMKQVNEAFQTFYKHVKTLTYLSNVIHYNAMNFDKAKKKHRYRETLTLDQPLHEENDGATHKDMLYQSSPDIADMIACETVTDCVEDPQLYQAIETLTPKQKSILTHKYVHGVQNNNIADLFNDSPQNVSKLHRKALQKLENHLKKEQDGHDNS, from the coding sequence GTGAAGGAAAACGACGAGCGATGTCATGAGAAATGCCTAGCATTCCGGCAGAACCATCCTGAATTCTTTCAGCAGCCGATCATTCAATCGTTTTTACAGGACGAAACCCATTACAAACTTGTGAAACGGGCTATCTGTTCACCGACTCAGCAAAACATGAAACAAGTGAACGAGGCGTTCCAGACGTTTTATAAACATGTGAAAACGCTGACGTATTTATCGAATGTCATTCACTATAATGCGATGAACTTTGATAAAGCCAAGAAAAAACATCGCTATCGCGAAACCTTAACATTGGATCAACCATTGCATGAGGAAAACGATGGGGCTACACACAAGGACATGCTTTACCAGTCATCGCCGGATATCGCCGACATGATTGCCTGTGAGACAGTGACGGACTGTGTGGAAGACCCCCAATTATATCAAGCCATCGAAACCCTGACGCCCAAACAGAAAAGCATTTTAACGCACAAATACGTGCATGGCGTACAAAACAACAACATAGCTGATTTATTCAACGATTCACCGCAAAACGTATCCAAGTTGCATCGAAAAGCACTGCAAAAACTAGAAAACCATCTAAAAAAGGAGCAAGATGGCCATGACAACAGCTGA
- a CDS encoding type II toxin-antitoxin system PemK/MazF family toxin: protein MQVPDRGDVIYLDFNPQAGTEQAGHRPAIVLSPKKFNEVTGYASVCPISRTERNWGFHIPVPKGLAVEGVIISDQIKNLDWKKRKARIAGKAPNDLVNKVVQVIHTYLYEEHQE from the coding sequence ATGCAGGTTCCAGATAGAGGGGATGTCATTTATTTAGACTTTAATCCCCAGGCAGGAACAGAACAAGCAGGGCATCGCCCCGCCATTGTGCTATCACCAAAGAAGTTTAATGAGGTCACAGGGTATGCGTCCGTTTGTCCCATCAGTCGAACAGAAAGGAATTGGGGATTTCATATTCCTGTTCCGAAAGGTTTGGCAGTTGAGGGTGTCATCATTAGTGATCAAATCAAAAATTTAGATTGGAAAAAAAGAAAAGCACGCATTGCAGGAAAAGCACCTAACGACCTTGTCAATAAGGTTGTTCAGGTGATACATACCTATTTGTACGAAGAGCATCAGGAATAA
- a CDS encoding phage integrase N-terminal domain-containing protein: MAKGKSPIQAQADKLFKHTRSGSYGTRARYQGSCKQFLQFVHEEFKMKNLRNLQDKHVVAFIHARQDAGITTKTIKNDLGAIRYLHDMVPNAKHELTSNDELERQHGIELETEAKGDRSWTNEEYNNMYAFADEQSKEGGAEQRTACDVRDTFVLSRTMGLRVAEAVAMHRSQAENALRTGVYQVKNEAKNGKHRQVPLSSEAREMLTERLQSVERGEKIFVQPTEKTHRAINRIEKYLGRHRNKFETQEGRERRSHEGGYNRLTFHGLRYNYVQDRLNWEMLHGRNFRHAAKIITKEVGHNRLEVINVYLGKK, translated from the coding sequence ATGGCGAAAGGAAAATCACCAATTCAAGCACAGGCTGACAAGTTATTTAAGCATACAAGGTCAGGATCCTACGGAACACGTGCCAGATATCAGGGCAGCTGCAAGCAATTTTTACAGTTTGTTCATGAGGAATTTAAGATGAAGAACTTACGCAACCTTCAGGATAAACATGTCGTGGCCTTTATCCATGCAAGACAGGATGCAGGGATAACAACCAAGACGATCAAGAACGATCTGGGGGCAATACGGTATCTCCATGACATGGTTCCTAATGCCAAACATGAACTGACTTCTAATGATGAACTGGAAAGGCAACATGGGATTGAACTTGAAACAGAAGCAAAAGGCGACCGTTCCTGGACAAACGAAGAATACAACAATATGTATGCTTTTGCTGATGAGCAAAGCAAAGAAGGTGGGGCTGAACAACGGACAGCTTGTGATGTACGGGATACGTTTGTTTTAAGTCGTACCATGGGATTGCGTGTGGCTGAGGCTGTGGCTATGCACCGTTCACAAGCTGAAAACGCACTCCGGACTGGCGTTTATCAAGTAAAAAATGAAGCAAAAAACGGTAAGCACCGCCAAGTGCCCCTTTCTTCGGAAGCGAGGGAAATGCTGACCGAGCGACTGCAATCTGTCGAGCGTGGTGAAAAGATCTTTGTGCAACCGACAGAAAAAACGCATCGCGCGATTAACCGAATCGAAAAATATCTTGGGCGTCACCGTAATAAATTCGAGACACAGGAAGGCCGAGAAAGGCGTTCCCATGAAGGTGGCTATAACAGACTCACTTTTCATGGCCTGCGTTATAATTATGTACAGGATCGGCTGAACTGGGAAATGTTGCATGGACGAAACTTTCGGCATGCAGCAAAAATCATCACGAAAGAAGTCGGGCATAACCGACTGGAAGTTATTAATGTTTATTTGGGTAAAAAATGA